TCACGAACCACCAATTCTTCGTCCCCGGAAAGAATTATCCCGGTGGGGACATTTAGATTAAGGAGCATTTGTACAATACCCTTTGTCATGCTGTCGTTACTCCGCCGGTTTTGTGCCACTGGCGTTATATCACCTCCTTTGCGGGATGCCAGGGAATGAATAAGGCCGACCTTTGCCTGTTCCAACAACCCGTAGAACTCGGGATGGGCCATGGCATATTTTGTATATTTCCCCGCTTCCGCTGTATCAAAGGATATAGCGTCCACGTAATTAAAACGGTTTCTCATGGTCAGAATCTTGTCGCCGTTGGTAATCATTCTGCCGTCAGCTGAATAAACGTCGGCAAAGATATACTTAAACAGGTTTTTTGTTTTGGCCGGTATCGTTCCCCGGTCATGAGAAACCTCCACATACAGAGCCATCCGCGGTGACATAGACTCGGCCAGTTTAACCAGCACAGCCCCTTTGGGCATTTCCGACCCATTCATAAAGTAGAATTGTTCGCCTGTTAAGAAATCCTGGAAATCAGTAGGCATAAAGTGAATGGCAAACTGGGGGGAAGCGCTCATGCTGAAGAGAAATTCCCGGTTATATTTTTCCCTGGCGTATTTCTTCAGCTGGGCGCTCATCTCCCGCCAGATGCGGCTGCTCTCAACGAGTTGAAACTGGGCAAATTCATACGTAATGGGGATTGGGGGATACTCCGCCTTGTTCCATGTCCCCTCCAGCTTATTGGCAATAATATAATTTTTAAAATCAAAAGAATTGATGTCGGTTATTTTGTACTTGCTTTTTAGCTGCTCGGTGTTGTATTTGTTTTTTAGGTATGCCGTGAACCCTTCCATTGAATACTTGTCAAAGGTCCCGCCTTTTCGGAAAATCACCTCGCGGTTAAAGGTGGATTCGTCCACCACCACCCCTTCCACGCCGTTGTCAATCAGTTTCTTGCAAGTATTTAGCAGGTATTCCTGCCAGCGGGGGTCCAAAAGGTTCATCCATGGGTCATCAGCCCGGTACCCGCTCATCCCCGGTTTCTGCACCGTGATCATCTTACCCTGTAAGTCAACAGCCGCCGCTTCCGGCATTTTCACCGAATCATCTATGGGGTGCATGGGTGTGATACTGGCTCCGATATAATGAATGTTCTTGCTGTTCAACAAGAACATATGGGGCTTAACCATACTCTTCATACCGGCTATATATCCCCAGTGGATGCCGGCGGGCTGCATCTTATCCAGGAAGGTATTGCCCGGGAGCATGATATCTATGACATCGGTGGATAAGAAGACAGGTTTTCTCAGGAATTCAGCCCCAGTGCCCGGTTTCAGAGGTGTAAATCTGCCGGAACTCTGACCGGTAGCACCGGAAGTAGGATTAGAACCTCCCCCAATGAAAGAGGTGCCCGGACCGGCTCCCCCGCACCAGGGAGGCATTGGCCAGGGTCCCGGCGGCGGGCAGATGCGGAAAATGAACATGATCAGCATTACAAGGATAACAAAGGTAACAAGACCGAAAAACAGTTTCAGGAGTAGTTTCATTAAATTCCCTCCCACTTTACCAATAACTGCAATATTCGATACTTATAATGCTTAATGCTCCCACTTGTCAAGACAATCTCGATTCTACTGCAAAACCCCAAAAAAGGGGTCTACTACACCTTAATATCCATTAACAATTACTAATATTAGGAATAACTCAATACTTATGTATGTCGTTGTTTTCTGTTCTCTATATTCCCTGTCAGCCAAAAACGGGCACAGGTATCCTCTAGGGGGGATTTTGGATTCCTTGGGCTTGTACCCGCCTTGTATGAATTTGATAAACCGCTTGATGTTTTGGACAGGTATTTTCAATCCACATACCACCGTGCTTTTGACCCTTCCACAAACATTAAGTTTATACAACCCCGTCCGTTTCAAGGCCAAATGGCTCCCTTCTTTCCGACCGGTATTCACGGCCTTAAGGCTTATGCGCACAACGTAATCCTTGCTTCGCTTTTTACTGTAACATAGCCCAAGCAACTCACAATTGGCACAGGCTTCCAGGAGAAAATGCGCCGGTGTCTGTCCGCCGCTTGTTCCGGTACGAGTAGGAGTGTGTCCCGCCGGGCATTCGGTAATCAAATTGGTGGTTAAATCGCTGCCAGCTTTTGCTTGCTCCTCAGGAGTTAGTCTAAGTTCCTTAATAAATATTTTGATTTTTTCCCTTGTCCATCGGGTAGCGCCGGTTGTTTTCGATATCGTTCTCTTATTTATGCAATTTGCTATAATCAGCACGAAGATTAATCCACTGTTAACACAACTTTGCCGCCAAAGTTACTTAACGTAAATAAATCCGAGTCATGCAGCCATTCGTATGAAACATTGTATTCAAACGGGAAAGCCTGGGGTACCGAAGAAAGCTCTGCAATTTCATAGTAAGCCCTTTCCCTTAAGTGAAGGATGGCCAATAACAGCACCTGTATGGTTTTTACATCGGTAACCGGGTACCTTTTAATGCGATATACCCCAACCTTCTCATTTTCAATAGCTCCAATTTGCTTCAAGGTTTGTAATATTTTATTGCTAGAATGAAGAAGGGTAGTCCGTTCTCCCCACATTTCAAACAGCTTTTCTTTAAGCCAAGATGTCGCAAATGTATCCTGAATGTTAGTGAGCTTACCTATTAAAGCACAAACATCCGAAAATACAGGGTAAGCAACCAGCATCATGCTCCAATGCAATGCCAGTTTGTTAGACTTCTCATCTTCATAAGCTTCTAAAGCTTGCTGCTTTAAAGCTGAAAGCTCCTGAGGAGTCTTTACCCATATATTCATGAGGATTCCCCTCGTCTTTCTGAGGTTAGTCGGGCTTTTTATTTCA
The genomic region above belongs to Peptococcaceae bacterium and contains:
- a CDS encoding beta-galactosidase trimerization domain-containing protein, which gives rise to MKLLLKLFFGLVTFVILVMLIMFIFRICPPPGPWPMPPWCGGAGPGTSFIGGGSNPTSGATGQSSGRFTPLKPGTGAEFLRKPVFLSTDVIDIMLPGNTFLDKMQPAGIHWGYIAGMKSMVKPHMFLLNSKNIHYIGASITPMHPIDDSVKMPEAAAVDLQGKMITVQKPGMSGYRADDPWMNLLDPRWQEYLLNTCKKLIDNGVEGVVVDESTFNREVIFRKGGTFDKYSMEGFTAYLKNKYNTEQLKSKYKITDINSFDFKNYIIANKLEGTWNKAEYPPIPITYEFAQFQLVESSRIWREMSAQLKKYAREKYNREFLFSMSASPQFAIHFMPTDFQDFLTGEQFYFMNGSEMPKGAVLVKLAESMSPRMALYVEVSHDRGTIPAKTKNLFKYIFADVYSADGRMITNGDKILTMRNRFNYVDAISFDTAEAGKYTKYAMAHPEFYGLLEQAKVGLIHSLASRKGGDITPVAQNRRSNDSMTKGIVQMLLNLNVPTGIILSGDEELVVRDVTLQDLSPYEVVIVPDVFMCSDNESKALLDYVSKGGKVLAFGRFGTHNKRGELVNRSELAGVSGEGEHKIGKGVWRTVNEDLGTQYMFDKNWKARIPTEQNQAAVTLGKFKSLLTSYYAPEVESTAPVTVNIRRYLDKERMVLHLINYDYNQVEDEFKTAGPFEVSVTLPEGKKVSLAEFHDFETGQKTALSPAIQGNKISFKIPSLYCYGVLEIKF